In Jaculus jaculus isolate mJacJac1 chromosome 11, mJacJac1.mat.Y.cur, whole genome shotgun sequence, the following proteins share a genomic window:
- the Card19 gene encoding caspase recruitment domain-containing protein 19 isoform X1, translating into MGKRPGAALDRELGSDQTYCDRLVQDTPFLTGQGRLSEQQVDRIILQLNRYYPQILTNKEAEKPALPSAPQFRNPKASLRVRLCDLLSHLQRSGERHCQEFYRALYIHAQPLHSCLPSRHTLQNSDCTELDWSSQSRELRDRGPMGFLAGLGLAAGLALLLYCCPPDPKVLPGARRILGFSPVIIDRHVSRYLLAFLADDFGGL; encoded by the exons ATGGGGAAGCGTCCCGGCGCGGCACTGGATCGAGAGTTAGGAAGCG ATCAGACCTACTGTGACCGCCTGGTGCAGGATACGCCTTTCCTGACGGGCCAGGGCCGCCTCAGCGAGCAGCAGGTGGACAGGATCATCCTGCAGCTGAACCGCTACTACCCGCAGATCCTCACCAACAAGGAGGCCGAAAAG CCTGCTCTCCCTTCTGCCCCCCAGTTCCGGAACCCCAAGGCCTCCCTGCGCGTGCGGCTCTGTGACCTCCTGAGCCACCTGCAGCGGAGCGGCGAGCGACACTGCCAGGAGTTCTACCGCGCCCTGTACATCCACGCGCAGCCCCTGCACAGCTGCCTGCCCAGCCGCCACACCCTGC AGAACTCAGATTGTACAGAGCTTGACTGGAGCAGCCAGAGCCGCGAGCTGAGAGACAGGG gacccatgggcTTCCTGGCGGGTCTAGGTCTGGCAGCGGGCCTGGCCCTCCTCCTCTACTGCTGCCCCCCAG ACCCCAAAGTGCTGCCGGGGGCCCGGCGCATCCTCGGTTTCTCGCCCGTCATCATCGACAGACACGTCAGTCGCTACCTGCTGGCTTTCCTAGCAGATGACTTCGGGGGGCTCTGA
- the Card19 gene encoding caspase recruitment domain-containing protein 19 isoform X3, whose product MTDQTYCDRLVQDTPFLTGQGRLSEQQVDRIILQLNRYYPQILTNKEAEKPALPSAPQFRNPKASLRVRLCDLLSHLQRSGERHCQEFYRALYIHAQPLHSCLPSRHTLQNSDCTELDWSSQSRELRDRGPMGFLAGLGLAAGLALLLYCCPPDPKVLPGARRILGFSPVIIDRHVSRYLLAFLADDFGGL is encoded by the exons ATGACAG ATCAGACCTACTGTGACCGCCTGGTGCAGGATACGCCTTTCCTGACGGGCCAGGGCCGCCTCAGCGAGCAGCAGGTGGACAGGATCATCCTGCAGCTGAACCGCTACTACCCGCAGATCCTCACCAACAAGGAGGCCGAAAAG CCTGCTCTCCCTTCTGCCCCCCAGTTCCGGAACCCCAAGGCCTCCCTGCGCGTGCGGCTCTGTGACCTCCTGAGCCACCTGCAGCGGAGCGGCGAGCGACACTGCCAGGAGTTCTACCGCGCCCTGTACATCCACGCGCAGCCCCTGCACAGCTGCCTGCCCAGCCGCCACACCCTGC AGAACTCAGATTGTACAGAGCTTGACTGGAGCAGCCAGAGCCGCGAGCTGAGAGACAGGG gacccatgggcTTCCTGGCGGGTCTAGGTCTGGCAGCGGGCCTGGCCCTCCTCCTCTACTGCTGCCCCCCAG ACCCCAAAGTGCTGCCGGGGGCCCGGCGCATCCTCGGTTTCTCGCCCGTCATCATCGACAGACACGTCAGTCGCTACCTGCTGGCTTTCCTAGCAGATGACTTCGGGGGGCTCTGA
- the Card19 gene encoding caspase recruitment domain-containing protein 19 isoform X2 produces the protein MRPFLGLNSIFPLPREDQTYCDRLVQDTPFLTGQGRLSEQQVDRIILQLNRYYPQILTNKEAEKFRNPKASLRVRLCDLLSHLQRSGERHCQEFYRALYIHAQPLHSCLPSRHTLQNSDCTELDWSSQSRELRDRGPMGFLAGLGLAAGLALLLYCCPPDPKVLPGARRILGFSPVIIDRHVSRYLLAFLADDFGGL, from the exons ATGCGGCCCTTTCTTGGCTTGAACTCCATCTTCCCGCTTCCACGTGAGG ATCAGACCTACTGTGACCGCCTGGTGCAGGATACGCCTTTCCTGACGGGCCAGGGCCGCCTCAGCGAGCAGCAGGTGGACAGGATCATCCTGCAGCTGAACCGCTACTACCCGCAGATCCTCACCAACAAGGAGGCCGAAAAG TTCCGGAACCCCAAGGCCTCCCTGCGCGTGCGGCTCTGTGACCTCCTGAGCCACCTGCAGCGGAGCGGCGAGCGACACTGCCAGGAGTTCTACCGCGCCCTGTACATCCACGCGCAGCCCCTGCACAGCTGCCTGCCCAGCCGCCACACCCTGC AGAACTCAGATTGTACAGAGCTTGACTGGAGCAGCCAGAGCCGCGAGCTGAGAGACAGGG gacccatgggcTTCCTGGCGGGTCTAGGTCTGGCAGCGGGCCTGGCCCTCCTCCTCTACTGCTGCCCCCCAG ACCCCAAAGTGCTGCCGGGGGCCCGGCGCATCCTCGGTTTCTCGCCCGTCATCATCGACAGACACGTCAGTCGCTACCTGCTGGCTTTCCTAGCAGATGACTTCGGGGGGCTCTGA
- the Card19 gene encoding caspase recruitment domain-containing protein 19 isoform X4 has product MPDQTYCDRLVQDTPFLTGQGRLSEQQVDRIILQLNRYYPQILTNKEAEKPALPSAPQFRNPKASLRVRLCDLLSHLQRSGERHCQEFYRALYIHAQPLHSCLPSRHTLQNSDCTELDWSSQSRELRDRGPMGFLAGLGLAAGLALLLYCCPPDPKVLPGARRILGFSPVIIDRHVSRYLLAFLADDFGGL; this is encoded by the exons ATGCCAG ATCAGACCTACTGTGACCGCCTGGTGCAGGATACGCCTTTCCTGACGGGCCAGGGCCGCCTCAGCGAGCAGCAGGTGGACAGGATCATCCTGCAGCTGAACCGCTACTACCCGCAGATCCTCACCAACAAGGAGGCCGAAAAG CCTGCTCTCCCTTCTGCCCCCCAGTTCCGGAACCCCAAGGCCTCCCTGCGCGTGCGGCTCTGTGACCTCCTGAGCCACCTGCAGCGGAGCGGCGAGCGACACTGCCAGGAGTTCTACCGCGCCCTGTACATCCACGCGCAGCCCCTGCACAGCTGCCTGCCCAGCCGCCACACCCTGC AGAACTCAGATTGTACAGAGCTTGACTGGAGCAGCCAGAGCCGCGAGCTGAGAGACAGGG gacccatgggcTTCCTGGCGGGTCTAGGTCTGGCAGCGGGCCTGGCCCTCCTCCTCTACTGCTGCCCCCCAG ACCCCAAAGTGCTGCCGGGGGCCCGGCGCATCCTCGGTTTCTCGCCCGTCATCATCGACAGACACGTCAGTCGCTACCTGCTGGCTTTCCTAGCAGATGACTTCGGGGGGCTCTGA